In Citrus sinensis cultivar Valencia sweet orange chromosome 4, DVS_A1.0, whole genome shotgun sequence, one DNA window encodes the following:
- the LOC102620006 gene encoding putative invertase inhibitor — MMYFSTLITFLITFFLLFLVSLSSNLIQDSCENAAKNDPNLSYEFCVASLEANPRSQNATLQELVIISLGLTISNAKNISSHIEQLLSLKSFDKHTKIGLQDCLELYSDAHSTLLEAMENVKLKDYEGANVEISSAMDASTTCEDGLKEKKGGVSPLTKENSIFFQFTVISLAFINMFH, encoded by the coding sequence ATGATGTATTTCTCAACCTTGATCACCTTTCTAATTACGTTCTTTCTTCTGTTTCTTGTTTCTCTAAGCTCTAATCTCATCCAAGATTCTTGCGAAAACGCAGCAAAAAATGATCCAAATTTAAGCTATGAATTTTGTGTTGCAAGCCTTGAAGCCAATCCTAGAAGCCAAAATGCAACCCTTCAGGAATTGGTGATCATCTCACTAGGGCTAACCATATCCAATGCAAAAAATATTAGCTCCCACATTGAACAACTTTTGTCACTGAAGAGCTTTGACAAGCATACTAAAATTGGCTTGCAAGATTGCCTTGAACTTTACTCAGATGCACACTCAACATTATTAGAAGCTATGGAAAAtgtcaagttaaaagattatGAGGGGGCTAATGTAGAAATAAGCTCTGCGATGGATGCATCAACTACTTGTGAAGATGGTCTTAAGGAGAAGAAAGGTGGGGTTTCTCCTTTGACTAAGGAGAATagtattttcttccaatttacTGTCATCTCCCTTGCCTTTATCAATATGTTtcattga